A single window of Candidatus Rokuibacteriota bacterium DNA harbors:
- a CDS encoding amidase, translating to MSRPGDELALLSATDLAALVRRKEVSPVELVDCYLDRIDRLDGRLRAFITVCPAEAREAARRAERALAAGDPAPLLGVPFAVKDQFDTKGIRTTLGSRILEAFVPDADATVVARLTAAGAILLGKLNLSEFALGGTVNFPFGQPRNPWNLAHHPGGSSGGSGVATAAALAAFTLGEDTGGSIRIPAAWCGTVGLRPTWGLVSRHGTFPASWSMDTAGPLTRTVADAGLVLKVIAGHDTREPLTTRRPVPDYPAALTGDIRGLRVGVVRELTEGGGTEPEVRAAVLEAATLLGKLGALIEDVSLPLLALAGATFMAVCDSEATARQLEWLKTRPSDYDQGTRRRLLTASLLPTALYHQANRARALIRQRVLDALATHDLLLCPTMHAPSPLIEREQDPVTSKDVAARRFFGHRSHTTPASLAGAPAISVPCGFSKAGLPIGLQLVGRPYDEARVLQAAHAYEQATDWHRRRPNPPVGS from the coding sequence ATGAGCCGCCCCGGCGACGAGCTCGCGTTGCTCAGCGCGACCGACCTGGCGGCCCTCGTTCGCCGGAAGGAGGTTTCACCGGTCGAACTGGTGGATTGCTATCTCGATCGGATCGACCGCCTCGACGGACGGCTCCGCGCGTTCATCACGGTGTGTCCGGCCGAGGCCCGTGAGGCGGCCCGACGAGCCGAGCGCGCCTTGGCCGCCGGTGACCCGGCCCCGCTCCTCGGAGTTCCATTCGCGGTGAAGGATCAGTTCGACACCAAGGGCATCCGTACCACGCTCGGATCGCGCATCCTCGAGGCCTTCGTGCCCGACGCGGATGCCACGGTCGTCGCACGGCTTACCGCAGCGGGCGCAATCCTTCTCGGCAAGCTGAACCTCTCCGAGTTCGCGCTGGGTGGCACCGTCAACTTTCCCTTCGGTCAGCCGCGGAACCCGTGGAACCTGGCGCATCACCCCGGCGGCTCATCCGGTGGGTCGGGCGTCGCGACGGCCGCCGCGCTCGCGGCCTTCACACTGGGCGAGGACACCGGAGGCTCGATCCGGATCCCCGCCGCCTGGTGCGGCACGGTTGGCCTGCGGCCGACATGGGGATTGGTCTCTCGCCACGGAACGTTCCCAGCGAGCTGGTCCATGGACACCGCCGGCCCCCTTACCCGCACCGTCGCTGACGCCGGGCTCGTGCTGAAGGTGATCGCGGGGCACGACACGAGGGAGCCGCTGACGACGCGGCGGCCGGTTCCGGACTACCCGGCAGCCCTGACCGGGGACATTCGAGGCCTCCGTGTCGGGGTCGTCCGCGAGCTGACCGAGGGTGGTGGAACCGAGCCGGAGGTGAGGGCTGCCGTCCTCGAGGCGGCCACGCTGCTTGGAAAGCTCGGGGCGCTCATCGAGGACGTCTCGCTGCCACTCCTCGCCCTCGCCGGCGCCACGTTCATGGCGGTGTGCGACTCCGAGGCGACCGCGCGCCAACTCGAGTGGCTCAAGACGCGACCGAGCGACTACGACCAGGGGACGCGCCGGCGGCTGCTCACCGCCAGCTTGCTGCCGACAGCGCTCTATCACCAAGCCAACCGCGCCCGCGCGCTGATCCGCCAGCGGGTGCTCGACGCCCTCGCCACTCACGACCTGCTGCTCTGCCCGACCATGCACGCGCCGTCCCCGCTCATCGAGAGGGAGCAGGACCCCGTCACCAGCAAGGACGTGGCGGCTCGCCGGTTTTTCGGCCATCGCTCCCACACGACTCCGGCGTCGCTGGCCGGCGCGCCGGCGATCTCGGTGCCGTGCGGCTTCTCGAAGGCGGGGCTCCCCATCGGGCTTCAGCTCGTGGGACGACCGTACGACGAGGCACGCGTGCTCCAGGCCGCACACGCCTACGAGCAGGCCACGGACTGGCACCGGCGCCGGCCCAACCCTCCAGTCGGCTCGTGA